DNA from Helicobacter pylori:
AATATCCCTAATTTGTTCATCGTGGGCGATATTTTATTCAAATCAGGGGCGAGCATCGCTACCGCGCTCAATCATGGCTATGATGTCGCTTTAGAAATCGCTAAAAGGTTGCACTCTTAAAGCCGCTCACTCATCAAACGGCTTAGCCTTATACAAAAAGAAAAAGAGGATTAGAAGCGTTAGGGCAAAGTGCATGGTGATAATAGTTAGGGGCGAAAAGTAACGCAGTTCCAAACTACTAAGCGATAAAACTAATACAGAAACCACGCGCACACAGCTTGATGAAAGCGATGAGAGCGAGGAAATGTTGTTTTTAGAAACGAATTTGGAGAATTGATAGTTTAAGCAATAACTCATGTAAGTGAAAAACGCCACCATGAGCGCATACACCCCTATGAAACAATAAGGGATATTGCTAAGCAACAAGGGGCTAACGCCTAGCAATACCACAAGCGAACTTAAGGCGATTTTTTGGCTGTAATTTGAAGCTTTTAAAAAATGAATGAGGATAGAAATCACTTGAAAAGCGATATAAAATATAAAAAGGTATTGCTCTTTAACGCCTTGTTTTAAAAAATACGCTTGCCACATTTGGAAATGGCTCATAAAAAAGATAGGCGTGATCAAATGCCCCGCTAACAAAATTTTAAGTTTGGGGTTGTCTTTAAGTTCTTTAAGGCTACCTTTGACTTGCTCTTTAAGGAGTTTCAGGCTTTTTTGGCTTTTAAAATCCGCTTCTTTTTCTTTAAAATAAAACACGATCGTTAGTGCGCAGAGCATGATTAGAAAAATCCCCATGATATACAGCATCGCATGGATTTTGAGATACAAAAACGATCCCAAAGAACTCCCTATAATCATGCCTAAATAAGTAATTTGATTGTTTTTGGCTAAAAACCGGGACAAATCCTTTTTATTTTCTTTAATGTCCGTGATGAGTGAAGCTTCAATCGTGCCGCTAGAGCATGCGCTATACAAACCATACAACCCCCACGCTAAAAGCATGAGGATAAAACTATCAAAAAACAGCACAAACGAAAAACTAGCGATTAAAAAGATATTAGAAACCAGGAATAGGTTTTTCCGGCTCATCAAATCCGCTAAAACACCGCTCGGGTATTCAGCCACTAGCACGCAAAAACTGAAAAAGGTTTGCACGAGCAAGATTTCACTCAAACTAAGCCCTTTAGAAAGCAACAAGGGGGTTAAAATCGCATGGGGCAAGCTTTGAGCGATGATTAAGAGAAAATTCGCCCCATAGTAAGCTAAAATGTTTTTTCTTAACATTTGAAAATTATAATTAAAACTAGCTTATAATACAGCGTTATATCTTTTAATTGAAGGGGTATTGATGCTAACCCAATTAAAAACTTATCCAAAATTACTCAAACATTATGAAGAAATTAAAGAAGCGCACATGCGCGATTGGTTTTCTAAAGACAAAGAGCGAGCGAGCCGTTATTTCGTGCAATTGGAAAGCTTGAGCTTGGATTATTCCAAAAACCGCCTGAACGATACCACTTTAAAGCTTCTTTTTGAATTGGCGAACGATTGCTCTTTAAAAGAAAAGATTGAAGCGATGTTTAAGGGCGAAAAAATCAACACCACCGAAAAAAGGGCCGTTTTACACACCGCCTTAAGAAGCTTGAATGACGCAGAAATCTTACTAGACAACATGGAAGTGTTAAAAAGTGTTCGGAGCGTTTTAAAACGCATGCGAGCCTTTAGCGATAGCGTGAGGAGCGGTAAAAGATTAGGCTATACCAATCAAGTGATCACTGATATTGTCAATATCGGTATTGGGGGGTCAGATTTGGGCGCTTTAATGGTTTGCACCGCTCTAAAACGCTACGGCCACCCGAGATTAAAAATGCATTTTGTGTCTAATGTGGATGGCACGCAGATTTTAGACGTTTTGGAAAAAATCAATCCGGCCAGCACGCTTTTTATCGTGGCTTCCAAGACTTTTTCCACTCAAGAAACCTTAACCAACGCCCTAACCGCTAGAAAATGGTTTGTAGAAAGGAGTGGCGATGAAAAGCATATCGCTAAGCACTTTGTAGCGGTATCCACCAATAAAGAAGCCGTGCAACAATTTGGCATTGACGAGCATAACATGTTTGAATTTTGGGATTTTGTAGGGGGGCGTTATAGCTTGTGGTCGGCCATTGGCTTATCCATTATGATCTATTTAGGGAAGAAAAATTTTAACGCTCTTTTGAAAGGGGCGTATTTGATGGATGAGCATTTTAGAAACGCCCCTTTTGAAAGCAATTTACCCGTTTTAATGGGATTAATCGGCGTGTGGTATATCAATTTTTTCCAATCCAAAAGCCACTTGATCGCCCCTTACGATCAGTATTTAAGGCATTTCCCTAAATTCATTCAGCAATTGGATATGGAAAGCAATGGCAAACGCATCAGCAAAAAAGGCGAAATCATCCCCTATGACACATGCCCTGTTGTTTGGGGCGATATGGGCATTAACGCTCAGCACGCTTTTTTCCAGCTCTTGCATCAAGGCACGCATTTAATCCCCATTGATTTTATCGCCTCTTTGGATAAAAAACCTAACGCTAAAGGCCACCATGAGATTTTATTCAGCAATGTTTTAGCGCAAGCGCAAGCCTTCATGAAAGGCAAAAGCTATGAAGAAGCGCTTGGGGAATTGCTTTCTAAAGGTTTAGACAAAGATGAAGCCAAAGACTTGGCCCACCACAGGGTGTTTTTTGGCAACCGCCCCTCTAATATCCTTTTATTAGAAAAGATTTCACCAAGCAATATTGGGGCGTTGGTGGCTCTTTATGAGCATAAGGTCTTTGTGCAAGGGGTCATTTGGGATATTAACAGCTTTGATCAATGGGGCGTGGAGCTTGGGAAAGAGTTAGCCGTGCCGATTTTACAAGAATTAGAAGGGCATAAAAGCAACGCTTA
Protein-coding regions in this window:
- the pgi gene encoding glucose-6-phosphate isomerase, with the translated sequence MLTQLKTYPKLLKHYEEIKEAHMRDWFSKDKERASRYFVQLESLSLDYSKNRLNDTTLKLLFELANDCSLKEKIEAMFKGEKINTTEKRAVLHTALRSLNDAEILLDNMEVLKSVRSVLKRMRAFSDSVRSGKRLGYTNQVITDIVNIGIGGSDLGALMVCTALKRYGHPRLKMHFVSNVDGTQILDVLEKINPASTLFIVASKTFSTQETLTNALTARKWFVERSGDEKHIAKHFVAVSTNKEAVQQFGIDEHNMFEFWDFVGGRYSLWSAIGLSIMIYLGKKNFNALLKGAYLMDEHFRNAPFESNLPVLMGLIGVWYINFFQSKSHLIAPYDQYLRHFPKFIQQLDMESNGKRISKKGEIIPYDTCPVVWGDMGINAQHAFFQLLHQGTHLIPIDFIASLDKKPNAKGHHEILFSNVLAQAQAFMKGKSYEEALGELLSKGLDKDEAKDLAHHRVFFGNRPSNILLLEKISPSNIGALVALYEHKVFVQGVIWDINSFDQWGVELGKELAVPILQELEGHKSNAYFDSSTKHLIELYKNYNQ
- a CDS encoding HP1165 family MFS efflux transporter — translated: MLRKNILAYYGANFLLIIAQSLPHAILTPLLLSKGLSLSEILLVQTFFSFCVLVAEYPSGVLADLMSRKNLFLVSNIFLIASFSFVLFFDSFILMLLAWGLYGLYSACSSGTIEASLITDIKENKKDLSRFLAKNNQITYLGMIIGSSLGSFLYLKIHAMLYIMGIFLIMLCALTIVFYFKEKEADFKSQKSLKLLKEQVKGSLKELKDNPKLKILLAGHLITPIFFMSHFQMWQAYFLKQGVKEQYLFIFYIAFQVISILIHFLKASNYSQKIALSSLVVLLGVSPLLLSNIPYCFIGVYALMVAFFTYMSYCLNYQFSKFVSKNNISSLSSLSSSCVRVVSVLVLSLSSLELRYFSPLTIITMHFALTLLILFFFLYKAKPFDE